Part of the Lujinxingia vulgaris genome is shown below.
AAGCGCGACCGCGCTCACATCACTCAGCCGCGTCACCTGAGCCTCATCGCCCACCCGACCCAGGAGCCAGAGACGGCGTCGGCGCTCGCGATCCGGCAGCTCAACCCCGTTGAGCAACCCCATGACCTCTCGCTCAAAAAAGCGCTGCGGCGCCCACTCCTTGAGCACCCTGGCCCACACCCCCCACCACTGGTGGGTGGCCACCTCATCGAGAAACTCGCGCATCAGCGCCCCCCCTCCCGGGGCCTCAAACATCTCGCCCAGATGCCGTCGCACATAGGGCAGCACCTGGCCCCGACGCCTGCGCAATAGCCCCAGCATCACCTCCCCCTTCTCCTCAAAACTGCCCCGGGGATGATGCTCCTCCAGCCAGCTGATGAGCTCCGCCGGGTCCCGCACATGTTCGGCAATCGCTTCCGCATCGCGACGCCACTGTCCCGGAGGCACCTGCAGCCGGTAGAGCTCCCGGGCAAAGGGCCAGTCCCCACGGCGGCGGGCGGCCCCGCGCAGCTCCTCCCAGATATGCCGACGGTAGACCGGCACCCGCGAGAGCTTCATCGCGATGTAGTCCCGCGCCGCCTCCGCATCGCAGCGGTAGAGCGTCAGCGCTTGAGGCTCGCGCAGCTCAAAGGGCTGGTCGTAGCGCTCCAGCACGCGCTGGCGAGCGGCGCTGCCCCCTCGGGCCTGCTCAAAGTTCGCGCAGAGGTCGTCGCGCCAGCGCGCCACGGCCTGCGGGCCGGCCGGCTGCCCTTCGGTCAGCCGCCAGCGGTACAGACGCCGAAACACCTCGGCGTCTTCCAGGCTCTCGGCCAGCTGCAGCCAGCGCTCCAGCGCCTCACGGTAAGGCCCCGACCAGGGTGCCACTCGCCAGGCTCCGCGCCCCGGATCGTAGCCCGCGCTGCGAAAACGCCGCAGAATAAAGCCCCGATACAGCGCCCGATGACGCCGGTACAACGCCGGCCCCCACAACCCGGTCAAGAGCCCGAAGGCCGGCTGACGGCCCGCCAACGCCTCAAAGATGCCGAGCAACGCGGCGTCGTCGAGCTGCTCGGCCTCCAGCAGCTGCTCGACCACCCGGGCCAACCTCCCCGCCTCCAGCCGCTCCCCTCCCAGCGCCGCCTCCGCTCCTCCTTTCGACTCCCTGGCAAACATCGGCCCTGACCTCCGCACAATCGGCATTGGCAACGCACGCGCTCCGGAGCCCCCGGTCGCCCCCATAAAAAAAGCGGGGCGGCCCTCTTTGGCCGCCCCGCTCTCGCTGGCGTCTTCTCAAACCTCGCCAGGATCGCCCGGCTTACTGGTCGGCCAGATAACGCTCCAGTCCGCGGTTTGCCTGGGTGAGGTTCGGCGTGATCAGCCGAACCACAAAGCTCTCTACCGCGCTCCCGATCGCGCCGGCCCCCAGCCGCGGCACCCCGGGGATCTTTTTCGCATCGACGGTCAGCTCACCGTCGATCACAACCTCGGTGCGGCCCTCGCCCTTCTGCACATAGCTGGTGGTCCCCTTGCAGGTGACCGCCTCACTTAAGAAGCCGACCTCCATGACCCAGTCCACCTTGAAGCTGTCCATGTGCCAGGTGGCGTAGTCGGTCCACTCCAGCATCTCCGGCTTGATAAACTTCTGGGCCAGCTTAGGCACCTCATCGGCGTTGGCCTTCCAGAAGTTAACCACCTTGAGCGTGCTGGCGTCGATCTCCTGACGATCGCGCACCTCGATCTTCTGAATATCCGGCAGGTAGGGCACAAGCTCCACCATATGGTCGCGGAAGGTCTCGTAGACTTTGTCGCGGTCGTAGGCGACCTCATCAACAATATGAATCTTCGACATCAGCTCAGCTCCCGAAGCGTTGCCCCATCCCGGCGCACGACGCTTTCATAAAATCGCTCGTCAGCATCCAAAAGAGCACCCCGCATCGATCCGAGCGCTCCCGACAAAAAAACCCGTCGCCCCACCCTGGACACGCATCGTGGCCAGGAGCAAGGCGGCGGGCTCTCACATATCACGTGCAGGGCTCAGCCCTGGAAGAACTCGGCGTTCTTCTCCGCGAAGTCTGCCCACTTCGAGGGAAGCTCGTCTTCTTCAAAGATCGCCTCGACCGGGCACTCCGGCTCACAGGCGCCGCAATCAATGCAGATATCCGGATCGATGTAGAGCTGGATCTTGGCCAGCTGGGCTTCCTCACCCGCGGCCTTCAACTCCTGGATCTCTTCGACCGGCATCGGCCCGTGGATGCAATCCACCGGGCAAACCTCCACACACGAGGTGTCGCAGTAGCCGACGCAAGGTTCGGCGATAATGAACGCCATAAGTGTACTCCTTATACAGCCATGATGATGGTAGGGCGACGCCGCCATGCGCCGACATCGTGCCTATGATGACCACTCTCTACTGAAGGTCAACCCCATTTTGGGCGCGAATCCTGCGCCCGGGCGCGGTAAATCGTCTCACCACCCGACCACCGACCGCCGACCTTCGACTTCTTACATCGCGCAAAACGCGCCCGTCTTACGACGCGGAGGCAAGACGCCGCCGCACACGCATCACGAGCGCAGCGAACCCGAGCATCAGCAGCGCGCTGAAGTTGCCGCCGGCGCCGGCGCTGGAGCATCCGCATCCCTCGTCGTCGTCCGGCGCTCCGCCTGCGTCTCCTCCGCTTCCATCACCCTCATCGCCAGGCTCACCGCTGAGATCGGTACAGCGCTCGGTGGCGTCCGGGGTCGACTCCCCGTCGCACTCCCCGCTCCACCAGCCGCCGGTGCAACGCTCCACACCGGCCTGACACGCCGCGCCCTCCCGGGTCGCCTCGCGCCCCGAATAACACACCCGCTCATCGCCCTCACTGCAGCTCTGCGCCGGCTGAAGACACGCCATCGAGGGCCGCTCCGCGCTCCACACCGGGCAGGCCTCGGAGTTGGCGAGCACCTGCCCATCCTCACCGATCTCGGCGCCCAGCGACCCGTAGCTCGGGTAGGTATGCCCCACCCCGAACCCGTCAATCGCCGCAAATACGTAGCGATGGCACCCCGGCTCAAGCTCCACATCCAGCCGCGCCTGACCGCCGGCAAAGGGGTTCTCCTCGGAG
Proteins encoded:
- a CDS encoding 4Fe-4S dicluster domain-containing protein; translated protein: MAFIIAEPCVGYCDTSCVEVCPVDCIHGPMPVEEIQELKAAGEEAQLAKIQLYIDPDICIDCGACEPECPVEAIFEEDELPSKWADFAEKNAEFFQG